Proteins encoded together in one Shewanella acanthi window:
- the rnm gene encoding RNase RNM, giving the protein MNTESILADLHSHTTASDGQLTPSELVARALEKGVQLFAITDHDTVAGLDEARAFNQSQTEPLKLISGVEISTRWNSYDIHIVALNFDDTNLELLAFLENQRELREERAKEIGNRLAKAGIEGAYEGAKAIAGGAALSRGHYARWLADNGYAVDMPSVFKRYLARGKTGYVPNNWGDMANAIEVIHRAGGLAVLAHPSGYKLSGKWLKRLVREFKEAGGDAMEVVLGQQTLEDRANLSALSVQNQLLASVGSDFHFPSNWIELGKNLFQPQGLEWVWQSQAWMERP; this is encoded by the coding sequence ATGAATACTGAAAGCATTTTGGCTGATTTACACAGCCACACGACCGCGTCTGACGGTCAATTAACTCCTTCAGAATTAGTCGCAAGGGCCCTTGAAAAGGGCGTGCAGCTGTTCGCCATTACCGACCATGATACGGTGGCGGGGCTCGATGAAGCGCGTGCCTTTAACCAATCCCAAACTGAGCCCTTAAAACTTATTTCGGGCGTTGAAATTTCAACTCGTTGGAATAGTTACGATATCCATATCGTGGCGCTCAATTTCGATGATACCAACCTTGAATTATTAGCCTTTCTCGAAAACCAGCGTGAGCTTCGCGAAGAGCGCGCCAAAGAGATTGGCAATCGACTCGCCAAGGCGGGAATTGAAGGCGCATACGAAGGTGCTAAAGCCATTGCTGGGGGCGCGGCATTAAGCCGTGGACATTATGCCCGCTGGCTGGCGGATAACGGCTATGCCGTTGATATGCCAAGTGTATTTAAACGCTATCTTGCACGTGGTAAAACCGGTTATGTGCCCAATAATTGGGGCGATATGGCCAACGCCATCGAGGTGATTCACCGCGCGGGTGGGCTTGCGGTATTAGCCCATCCCAGTGGTTATAAACTCTCAGGCAAATGGCTTAAACGCTTAGTGCGTGAATTTAAGGAAGCGGGCGGCGATGCCATGGAAGTGGTGCTCGGTCAGCAAACATTGGAAGACCGAGCCAATTTATCGGCGCTCAGCGTTCAAAATCAGTTGCTTGCATCGGTAGGAAGTGATTTCCACTTTCCGAGTAACTGGATAGAATTAGGCAAAAATCTCTTTCAGCCCCAAGGTTTAGAGTGGGTCTGGCAGTCACAGGCATGGATGGAACGACCATGA